A single genomic interval of Abditibacteriaceae bacterium harbors:
- a CDS encoding cold-shock protein, which translates to MATGIVKWFNDSKGFGFITPDEGGEDLFAHFSAIQSNGFKSLQENQRVSFEVTAGPKGKQASNIQPI; encoded by the coding sequence ATGGCAACTGGCATCGTAAAATGGTTCAATGATTCGAAGGGTTTCGGCTTTATCACCCCTGACGAAGGCGGCGAAGATCTGTTCGCTCACTTCTCGGCGATTCAGTCGAACGGCTTCAAATCTTTGCAAGAGAACCAGCGCGTCTCTTTCGAAGTAACCGCTGGCCCTAAGGGCAAGCAAGCTTCGAACATTCAGCCAATCTAA
- a CDS encoding Hpt domain-containing protein, with translation MASPIDQDFFARLRALNDKFAAGIPDTLARMRSQRRAFDPQAPDPEHIKALQETLHTIAGSAATFGFRTFGQRARALEQRLRVLMTFGTVPEGDWSRWLEALDEYIDWAEIDPKGEMNAGGPGDQ, from the coding sequence ATGGCGTCACCGATCGACCAGGACTTTTTTGCCCGCCTGCGCGCACTCAACGACAAGTTTGCGGCTGGTATTCCGGACACGCTGGCGCGTATGCGCAGTCAGCGCCGGGCGTTCGATCCGCAGGCGCCCGATCCGGAACACATCAAGGCACTGCAGGAAACTTTGCATACCATTGCAGGCTCTGCCGCCACGTTCGGCTTTCGCACTTTTGGCCAGCGCGCACGCGCGCTCGAGCAGCGCCTGCGCGTGCTGATGACGTTCGGTACGGTGCCGGAGGGGGACTGGAGCCGCTGGCTGGAAGCGCTCGACGAGTACATCGACTGGGCCGAAATCGACCCCAAAGGCGAGATGAATGCGGGCGGTCCGGGCGATCAATAG
- the upp gene encoding uracil phosphoribosyltransferase: MKQDPRFPNLFILNHPLIQHKLSHMRERDTSTRTFRELLKEITLLMGYEITRDLPLTTRKIETPLETIDAPVIAGKKLAIVPILRAGIGMSDGLLELVPSARVGHVGVFRDPETHKPVEYLVRLPDTADRIFILCDPMVATGNSAVHAVDVLKKRGVTDDQIIFLALVCAPEGVQVFQDAHPGVKLYVASLDSHLNDHAYIVPGLGDAGDRIFGTK, encoded by the coding sequence ATGAAACAAGATCCACGTTTTCCCAATCTCTTCATTCTGAACCACCCGCTGATCCAGCATAAACTGAGCCACATGCGCGAGCGCGATACGTCGACCCGCACCTTCCGCGAACTGCTCAAGGAAATCACGCTGCTGATGGGTTACGAGATCACCCGCGACCTGCCGCTCACCACGCGCAAGATCGAAACGCCGCTCGAAACCATCGACGCGCCCGTCATCGCCGGTAAAAAACTGGCGATCGTGCCGATCCTGCGCGCCGGTATCGGCATGAGCGACGGTCTGCTGGAACTGGTGCCGTCGGCGCGCGTTGGCCACGTGGGCGTGTTCCGCGATCCCGAAACGCACAAGCCGGTCGAATACCTGGTGCGCCTGCCTGATACGGCCGACCGCATCTTCATCCTGTGCGATCCGATGGTTGCGACCGGCAATTCGGCGGTGCACGCGGTCGATGTGCTGAAAAAGCGCGGCGTCACCGACGACCAGATCATCTTCCTGGCGCTGGTGTGCGCGCCGGAAGGGGTGCAAGTGTTCCAGGATGCGCATCCGGGCGTGAAGCTGTACGTGGCCTCGCTCGATTCGCACCTGAACGACCATGCGTACATCGTGCCCGGCCTGGGCGACGCGGGCGACCGCATCTTCGGCACCAAGTAA